In Bacteroidales bacterium, the genomic stretch GAGATTTGGCACTTGATATTTCAATATATTATTTAAATGATCGCTAAAACCAGGGCCATAGCCTTACATCATATCAAATACTCCGACACGAGTGTCATACTTACCGCCTATACGGAAGCATTTGGAAGGATTTCCTTTATGTTGCAAGGCATTCGCAG encodes the following:
- a CDS encoding recombination protein O N-terminal domain-containing protein is translated as MIAKTRAIALHHIKYSDTSVILTAYTEAFGRISFMLQGIR